A DNA window from Mastomys coucha isolate ucsf_1 unplaced genomic scaffold, UCSF_Mcou_1 pScaffold21, whole genome shotgun sequence contains the following coding sequences:
- the Sertad3 gene encoding SERTA domain-containing protein 3 yields MGGLKRKHSDLEEEEEEDEKWDWSPTALRSYQQALLRISLDKVQRSLGPRAPSLRRHVLIHNTLQQLQAAIRLAPAPALPPEPLFLGEEDFSLSTTIGSILRELDTSMDEMEPPLNPAASSDPQNEIMSEADPVFLQALSSRYLGDSGLDDFFLDIDTSAVEKDIALPPPEPPHSLFCTPGSWEWNELDHIMEIILGS; encoded by the coding sequence ATGGGAggcttaaagaggaaacattctgatttggaagaagaggaggaggaggatgagaagtgGGACTGGAGTCCAACAGCCCTTCGGAGTTACCAGCAAGCCCTGCTCCGAATCTCTCTGGACAAAGTCCAGCGCAGCCTGGGCCCCAGAGCACCCAGCCTCCGCAGGCACGTCCTTATCCACAACACGCTCCAGCAGCTACAGGCCGCTATTCGCctagctccagccccagccctgcccccaGAGCCTCTCTTCCTAGGTGAGGAAGACTTCTCCCTGTCTACCACCATTGGCTCTATCCTCAGGGAGCTGGATACATCCATGGATGAGATGGAGCCGCCTCTGAATCCAGCAGCTTCCTCAGATCCCCAGAATGAGATCATGTCCGAGGCTGATCCTGTGTTCTTACAGGCTCTGAGCTCCCGGTACCTGGGAGACTCTGGCCTGGATGACTTCTTTCTGGACATTGATACATCTGCAGTGGAAAAGGACATTGCACTTCCACCTCCAGAGCCACCTCACAGCCTCTTCTGTACCCCAGGATCCTGGGAATGGAATGAATTGGACCACATTATGGAAATCATCCTGGGATCCTAA
- the Sertad1 gene encoding SERTA domain-containing protein 1 — MLSKGLKRKREEEETMEALSVDSWWLDQSHPAVAQTPPAVASSSLFDLSVVKLHHSLRQSEPDLRHLVLVVNTLRRIQASMEPTTGLPPEPVQPTPPSVADSLLASSDAGLSASMASLLEDLNHIEDLNQVPQPQADEGPPGRSLGSVPSNLGALDLLGPATGCLLDDGLEGLFEDIDTSMYDSELWLPASESLKPGPENGSAKEETPELDEAELDYLMDVLVGTQALERPPEPGR, encoded by the coding sequence ATGCTGAGCAAAGGCCTGAAGCGCAagcgggaggaggaggagacgaTGGAAGCCCTCTCAGTGGATTCGTGGTGGTTGGATCAGAGCCACCCAGCAGTGGCACAGACCCCTCCAGCAGTGGCTTCTAGCTCTCTCTTTGACCTGTCAGTGGTCAAACTCCACCACAGCCTGCGGCAGAGTGAGCCAGACCTACGGCACCTGGTGCTTGTGGTGAACACATTGAGGCGCATCCAGGCGTCCATGGAACCTACAACTGGCCTGCCACCTGAGCCCGTGCAGCCCACACCCCCCTCTGTGGCAGATAGCCTTCTGGCTAGCTCAGACGCTGGCCTCTCAGCCTCGATGGCCAGCCTCCTGGAAGATCTCAACCATATTGAGGACCTGAACCAGGTCCCCCAGCCCCAAGCAGATGAGGGGCCTCCAGGCCGCTCTCTTGGGAGTGTCCCATCCAACCTGGGTGCCTTGGACTTGCTAGGCCCAGCCACTGGCTGTCTGCTGGACGATGGACTGGAGGGCTTGTTTGAGGACATTGATACCTCCATGTATGACAGTGAACTTTGGTTACCAGCCTCTGAGAGTCTCAAACCTGGCCCTGAGAATGGCTCAGCCAAGGAGGAAACTCCAGAGTTGGATGAGGCTGAGCTGGACTACCTCATGGATGTACTAGTAGGCACACAGGCACTGGAACGGCCACCAGAACCCGGACGCTGA